A region of the Sphingobium yanoikuyae genome:
GTGATGTAAAGTGGCGTCCGTGTCGCCATGTCGCGACATTCGGAAAAGCCGCGGACCAGGTCGGCCGCGGTGACGACCGGACTTTCGGCCGGATAACCACCCTCTCCCTCCATTCCATCACTCCCTACTGGGTTCAGATGGCGCGTAACGCGCTGGGTCATGTCCCTTGATGCCATAATTATCGGCCCTCCATCAATCGGACAAAAACAGAAACGATATGCCTTTCACCGGCCGGCGCTGCCGCAAGAGGGAATAGCGGACATTTCCGCATCCTGTTTCCCTTGTTCAGGCCGGAAACGCGTGTTTCCGGTCCATCTGCGTGCCCATGGCCATCACGACCAGCACCGGCACCGCCCAGATTGTCGACATGGCGTAGAAGAATTTGGTCAGGTAGGCGGGCGACACGATCACCGCGACCTGAACCGCAGCCACATTCAGCTGGAAGGCGGCGACGATGATCGGCCAGCGCCGGCTGCTCAGCATCGAAATGATGATCTTGAACAGCAGCGAGGCGCATTCGATCGCCAGGATCGTGCGGATCAGCACCGCCTCCGGCCGGATGGTCAGGACCGCCGTCTGGGCCAGGATGAACCCCGCCCAGACGCCGACGATGCTCCAGCGCCCGGTCGCGCCGCCATAGCGCACCACGAAGATCGAGGTGGCGATCAGCGCGATCGTATAAGCGAGGAAGATCTGCACGATCCTGCCTTCCGGTCCGGTCGCGTCAGGCGACCAGGCGCAGGGCGTCGGCCTGCTTTTCTTCCAGCGCGCTCCACGGGCTGTAGCAGCCGTCGGCGCGTTCGGCCTGGTTGGTCTTCATGCGGATCTTGGTCGCTTCCAGATGGGCGCCCAGCAGCTGCTCGCGACTCTGCATCATCGTGTCGATGCAGCCATGGAAGCGCTTGAACAGCTTCTGTCCCTGTTCGGGGGCCAGGCCGATGGTGCGGGCGGTGTCGATCATGTCGGCGCTCATCCGCAGCGTATGGGCCAGAACATCGTCCAGCTTCACATAGGCATCGCGGACCTGGCCGCTCAGGTTGAAGAAGGTGTCGTCCGACATGTGCATTTCGCTCTTGGCGGCGCGCTCGGCGCGGCGGGCATTGGACATGGCAAGGCTCCCTTTTTAGGCCAGCGCTCGCTGGCCCATCAGATGGTTGGATTGTTGGAGACCGTCAGCCGAACAGATGATTGAGCCAATATCCCATCGTGATCAGCGCGGCCAGGGAACCCCCTGCCCATAACGCGACCCGGAAGATGGTCGTCAGGATCTGCCATCGATTCAGCCCATGCGGTTCCCCTCCCATGGTTGCCAGAATCCGGTTACCCAATTGGCGCAAACGACCCTTTTCCTGCCGCTCTGCACCAGCCGGGATGTCGCCGGTCCGGGTCGGCCTGCTTGGTGCCGACGCCTCCTTCTCACCCGCCATCGCCGGTTCAACAAGCGGCTCCGGCTTTAATTCAAATTGCTTGAATTGCGCGTTTTTCTCGGCCTCTACCAATATCCGGG
Encoded here:
- a CDS encoding helix-turn-helix domain-containing protein, which codes for MAQGYTSKQIAQRTSLTPGTVDQYVYRATVALGAKDRREAARILVEAEKNAQFKQFELKPEPLVEPAMAGEKEASAPSRPTRTGDIPAGAERQEKGRLRQLGNRILATMGGEPHGLNRWQILTTIFRVALWAGGSLAALITMGYWLNHLFG